The following proteins are co-located in the Candida dubliniensis CD36 chromosome 3, complete sequence genome:
- a CDS encoding fungal zinc cluster transcription factor, putative (Similar to Candida albicans ZCF31) translates to MFISHMSAPPSIPTITTPGASSTNTRRVARRACLSCREKKIKCNGEPMTTITAADGTNKVIPEKTRTCSNCRFLDIPCVFVQSNRGGKRKKRSTEHQLSDSETTTTTTAGTHSNQLNKQQQQLPPIKKTKSTPLIHNLERGVVIPPINKQQEKNQNGHHEEELASTERVSSYILDGNNRTKLASPVLTHSTFDTQKEESHRFNTNLRRSSGTITGFSLPPPQELLGRRSVSYSPGPSSIKNQLPHLTPSSTATSSVQSPPPPPPLPRGMGIQFHEGNQQPGIFPPPPHHLHHQYYGYPPPPPPPPLHHHHHHPPPHHPGFGLPPPPPPPHFNQSPPSASPSSEYKHRHPKHFDKGHRHHPHPHPHPSHHHHHHHHHHPRHFQQTNGQNDVKSKHTEENSQNSRTSSPQWLDNTSISSSDSSRSVSSPQSQHNDKSQYSSNKSSTQMSSSTNSVTQTLDKLPKMVSTQQNNNTTSSSKISQNSPFTESELAKYDLPPWEVLNKAINYYYIYNQPSHQIFPAKTILLENLALNTDSSIIHAIIATTCLIISKYDPANDIVADELYWINKMHKFWDNLNDLGILCCYKLLVKCTSIRFNIKKMNDINIKLWEMINNNQYVDIFKQKRFDFQESRIIPTFGTKRQNYERELTLKIIWSFYINNIILLRFNQGRPYYKLSSIMNGFKFDYDRDQYSNNILLPMSDIDYLSLKSAGNRTNWNQLYEQTYIPTDATSLILSSKSFEKSLSKLSNKDITIKNLISKDEFHIDLSNKLKTRYYEILPDEKLVVINISYWFSNIILRLSELIQYNYILCDIMVFKMCKYDMKSDLSRNSHDDQDDSKVIGSTQGDSSTTGEKLQGVNGNTFRRNEHYKSALQHLLISDETQSIEGLTSKLKNLNKKDWTILIEMIKSTNDYVDLIKLIPSSEYTDYSIIIGPTTFDDNYNNENETTKRFRNTINNCSEWWNKQELKSSVQQSWAKLPIYILSFTSGVLSIIYSLAVLTKYLRFKKCSGSGDLIVEFVETNENKTIEGCNINNPQHQKHMVDVCEIFTESHILSQLFVLCEYVKFKLSYSDEDLTAFSIQRLNNLNQHLDEILQQNFPK, encoded by the coding sequence ATGTTTATCTCACATATGTCAGCACCTCCAAGTATACCAACAATAACCACTCCAGGTGCATCTTCTACTAATACACGCAGAGTCGCAAGACGAGCCTGTTTGTCGTGTCGGGAAAAGAAGATCAAATGCAACGGAGAACCCATGACTACTATAACTGCAGCTGACGGCACCAACAAAGTCATACCTGAGAAAACCAGAACATGTTCCAATTGTCGGTTTTTAGATATACCATGTGTGTTTGTCCAAAGCAATCGTGGTgggaaaaggaaaaaacGTTCTACAGAACACCAACTATCTGATTCCgaaaccaccaccaccaccaccgcTGGTACACATTCAAATCAgttaaataaacaacagcagcaatTACCTCCtataaaaaaaaccaaatcaacaCCTTTAATTCATAATCTTGAAAGAGGAGTGGTGATACCTCCTattaataaacaacaagagaAGAATCAAAATGGACACCATGAGGAAGAATTGGCATCTACTGAAAGAGTGAGCTCATATATATTAGACGGAAATAACAGGACAAAATTAGCATCACCTGTCTTAACGCATAGCACATTTGACACACAGAAGGAGGAAAGCCATCGATTCAATACTAACTTACGTCGATCTTCTGGTACAATAACAGGTTTTCTGCTACCACCACCTCAAGAATTATTGGGAAGAAGACTGGTCAGTTATTCCCCAGGACCTTCTTCAATCAAGAACCAATTGCCCCATTTAACGCCATCATCAACCGCAACATCTAGTGTAcaatcaccaccaccaccaccaccgcTACCCCGTGGTATGggaattcaatttcatgaAGGGAATCAACAACCAGGCATATTTCCACCACCTCCTCATCACTTGCATCACCAGTATTATGGCTACCCTCCACCGCCTCCACCACCCCCTTTgcatcatcaccatcatcacCCACCTCCTCACCATCCAGGATTTGGGCtcccaccaccaccaccgccGCCTCATTTTAATCAGTCACCACCCTCAGCTTCTCCATCAAGTGAATACAAGCATCGACATCCAAAGCATTTTGATAAAGGACATCGACATCACCCACACCCACACCCACATCCTCtgcatcatcatcatcatcaccatcaccaccatcCCCGTCATTTTCAACAGACCAATGGACAGAATGACGTAAAGTCAAAACATACTGAAGAGAACAGTCAAAACTCAAGAACGTCACTGCCACAATGGCTTGATAATACATCAATCTCATCACTGGATTCATCTAGATCAGTTTCATCTCCCCAAAGTCAACATAATGACAAATCGCAATATTCTAGTAACAAGTCCTCCACCCAGATGAGCAGTTCCACTAATTCTGTAACACAAACACTTGATAAACTTCCAAAAATGGTTTCAAcacaacaaaacaacaacactacttcatcttcaaagATATCGCAAAACAGTCCTTTTACCGAATCGGAATTGGCAAAATATGACTTACCACCATGGGAGGTTCTTAATAAAGCAATTAATTactattatatatataatcaaCCTAGCCATCAAATATTTCCTGCAAAGACAATATTACTTGAAAATTTGGCATTAAATACTGACAGCTCAATTATCCATGCTATTATTGCTACTACATGTTTGataatttccaaatatGATCCGGCCAATGATATTGTTGCTGATGAATTGTACTGGATCAATAAAATGCATAAATTTTGggataatttaaatgatttaggTATATTATGTTGTTACAAACTTTTAGTCAAATGTACTTCCATTCgattcaatatcaaaaagaTGAATGATATAAATATCAAACTTTGGGAAATgatcaacaataatcaatatgtggatattttcaaacagaaacgatttgattttcaagAGTCGAGAATTATTCCAACATTTGGTACCAAACGTCAAAATTATGAACGAGAATTGACATTAAAAATCATATGGAGtttttatattaataatattattttattacgATTTAACCAAGGAAGACCATATTacaaattatcatcaattatgaatggatttaaatttgattatgatCGTGATCAATAttccaataatattttattgcCCATGAGCGATATTGATTATCTTTCGTTAAAATCAGCTGGTAATAGAACTAATTGGAATCAATTATATGAACAAACTTATATACCAACTGATGCCACCAGTTTGATTTTGAGTCTGAAAAGTTTTGAAAAGTCTTTATCGAAATTGTCTAATAAAGACATTActattaaaaatttgattagtAAAGATGAATTTCATATTGATTTAAgcaacaaattaaaaacaaGGTATTATGAAATTCTTCCagatgaaaaattggtgGTTATAAACATCAGTTATTGgttttcaaatataattttaCGATTATCagaattgattcaatacaattatattttatgtGATATAATGGTTTTTAAAATGTGCAAATATGACATGAAAAGCGATTTAAGTCGTAACAGCCATGATGATCAAGATGACAGTAAAGTCATTGGCAGTACTCAAGGAGATAGTTCAACTACAGGTGAAAAATTACAGGGTGTTAATGGAAACACTTTTCGACGTAATGAACATTATAAGAGTGCTTTACAACATCTTTTGATCAGTGACGAGACTCAACTGATTGAAGGTTTAActtcaaaattgaaaaacttgaataaaaaagatTGGACAATCCTAATTGAAATGATCAAATCAACTAATGATTATGTGGACTTAATCAAGCTAATACCACTGTCAGAATATACAGACTATTCTATTATCATTGGACCAACAACGtttgatgataattataataacgAAAATGAAACAACGAAAAGATTCAGGAAcacaatcaacaattgttcTGAATGGTGGaacaaacaagaattgaaatccTCTGTACAACAATCATGGGCTAAATTgcctatatatatattatcatttacTTCAGGGGTATTGTCAATTATTTACAGCTTAGCAGTTTTGACCAAGTACCTTAGATTCAAAAAGTGCTCTGGATCAGGGgatttgattgttgaatttgttgagacaaatgaaaataaaaccaTTGAAGGTTGcaatattaataatccACAACATCAGAAACATATGGTAGATGTGTGTGAGATTTTCACTGAGTCTCATATCTTGAGtcaattatttgttttatgtGAATAtgttaaattcaaattaagTTATAGTGACGAGGATCTAACTGCTTTTAGTATCCAAagattaaacaatttaaatcaacatctcgatgaaattttacaacaaaattttccaaaatga